The Carassius carassius chromosome 9, fCarCar2.1, whole genome shotgun sequence genome includes a region encoding these proteins:
- the LOC132148961 gene encoding somatotropin-1 encodes MARALVLLSVVLVSLLVNQGRASDNQRLFNNAVIRVQHLHQLAAKMINDFEDSLLPEERRQLSKIFPLSFCNSDYIEAPTGKDETQKSSMLKLLRVSFRLIESWEFPSQTLSGTVSNSLTVGNPNQITEKLADLKMGISVLIQGCLDGQPNMDDNDSLPLPFEEFYLTMGDNNLRESFRLLACFKKDMHKVETYLRVANCRRSLDSNCTL; translated from the exons ATGGCTAGAG CATTAGTGCTGTTGTCGGTGGTGCTGGTTAGTTTGTTGGTGAACCAGGGGAGAGCATCAGACAACCAGCGGCTCTTCAATAATGCAGTCATTCGTGTGCAACACCTGCATCAGCTGGCTGCAAAAATGATTAACGACTTT GAGGACAGCCTGTTGCCTGAGGAACGCAGACAGCTGAGTAAAATCTTCCCTCTGTCTTTCTGCAATTCTGACTACATTGAGGCGCCCACTGGAAAAGATGAAACACAGAAGAGCTCT aTGTTGAAGCTTCTTCGCGTCTCTTTTCGCCTTATTGAGTCCTGGGAGTTCCCCAGCCAGACCCTGAGCGGGACCGTCTCAAACAGCCTGACCGTCGGCAACCCCAACCAGATCACTGAGAAGCTGGCCGACTTGAAAATGGGCATCAGTGTGCTCATCCAG GGATGTCTCGATGGTCAACCAAACATGGATGATAACGACTCCCTGCCGCTGCCCTTTGAGGAATTCTACTTGACCATGGGGGATAACAACCTTAGAGAGAGCTTCCGTCTGCTGGCTTGCTTCAAGAAGGACATGCACAAGGTCGAGACCTACTTGAGGGTTGCAAATTGCAGGAGATCCTTGGATTCCAACTGCACCCTGTAG
- the ifnphi2 gene encoding interferon phi 2, translated as MALWKCIALLCPFLFFAQICSMPTKCTLRRDLVKKTHTLLENMGGLFPRKCLKENVKITFPTSALQSNDSNQNIGVAKAIYKIMEHIDYLFANDSHPQSWNQKKVVDFQDIAYRFTDEYTCIMRRQQRPVDDFPTREGALKTYFDKLATLLRNKDYSYCAWEVVRKELLRVLTFTLKLVSFT; from the exons ATGGCACTTTGGAAATGTATCGCtctgctgtgtccatttctttttttcGCCCAAATTTGTTCAATGCCAACAAAATGCACTTTGCGGCGGGACCTGGTGAAAAAAACTCACACACTACTTGAGAATAtg GGAGGTCTTTTTCCTCGTAAATGCTTGAAAGAAAACGTCAAAATAACCTTCCCGACATCTGCACTGCAATCAAATGACTCCAATCAG AACATTGGTGTAGCAAAGGCAATCTATAAGATCATGGAGCACATTGACTACCTGTTTGCTAACGATAGTCATCCACAATCCTGGAACCAGAAGAAAGTGGTGGATTTCCAAGACATAGCTTATCGTTTTACTGACGAGTACACATGT ATTATGAGGAGACAGCAGCGACCCGTGGATGATTTTCCCACAAGAGAAGGTGCACTGAAAACCTACTTTGATAAACTGGCCACTCTCCTCAGAAACAAG GACTACAGTTACTGTGCATGGGAGGTGGTTCGAAAGGAGCTCCTGCGTGTTCTTACATTTACGCTTAAACTTGTGTCATTTACTTAA
- the ifnphi3 gene encoding interferon phi 3, with product MDLHRVALLCNFFCFAQVWSLPTNCILRNDLLKRSYTLIETAGGFFPVQCLKENVAIPFPQNAFESDNTDQVTGVEKAVYQTLKSIDALFENYNDPDQWDAQKWTEFRGLLYRQIVDSKCIMSKSEAAQDFPNREASLKVYFETLSSTLKEKDFSFCAWEIVRKEIVHTLKFILDHNHNIML from the exons ATGGACCTTCATCGTGTGGCCCTGCTGTGCAACTTTTTCTGCTTTGCGCAGGTTTGGTCCTTGCCAACAAACTGCATCCTTCGTAATGACTTACTGAAGAGATCCTATACACTGATAGAGACTGCG GGGGGATTTTTCCCCGTGCAGTGCCTGAAGGAAAATGTTGCCATACCTTTCCCGCAAAATGCGTTCGAGTCTGACAACACGGATCAG GTTACTGGGGTTGAAAAAGCTGTTTACCAGACACTTAAAAGTATTGACGCTTTGTTTGAGAACTACAATGATCCAGACCAGTGGGATGCACAGAAGTGGACTGAGTTTCGAGGCCTCCTGTACCGCCAGATTGTGGACAGCAAATGC ATCATGAGCAAGTCTGAAGCTGCACAGGATTTCCCCAACAGAGAAGCTTCACTCAAGGTTTACTTCGAGACTTTATCCtcaactctgaaagaaaag GATTTCAGTTTTTGCGCATGGGAAATTGTCAGAAAAGAGATTGTCCACACCCTGAAGTTCATACTGGATCACAACCACAACATCATGTTATAA
- the LOC132148558 gene encoding interferon a3-like: MKQTQMWTYICVIFVALSQCSACRWLGRYRMVNADSLTLLEKMGGHPGAVKVRFPGPLYNLIGDAKVEDQVRFLVLTLDQIINLMDAKEHMNPEQWKLVEYFLKDLHRQSSELKECVAQYQKLSHMESYEKKIIRHFRTLKKILRKK; the protein is encoded by the exons ATGAAACAAACTCAAATGTGGACATATATTTGTGTGATATTTGTAGCTCTGAGTCAATGCTCCGCTTGCAGATGGCTCGGCAGATACAGGATGGTGAACGCCGATTCTCTGACACTGCTTGAGAAAATG GGTGGACATCCTGGGGCTGTTAAGGTGCGATTTCCAGGGCCCCTGTACAACTTGATAGGAGATGCTaag GTGGAGGACCAGGTGAGGTTTCTTGTCTTGACCTTAGATCAGATCATCAACCTCATGGATGCCAAAGAACACATGAATCCAGAGCAATGGAAACTAGTGGAATATTTCCTAAAAGACCTGCACAGGCAGTCATCTGAGCTCAAAGAATGT GTTGCCCAATACCAAAAGCTGTCACATATGGAGTCATATGAGAAAAAGATAATAAGGCACTTTAGGACTTTAAAGAAGATTTTAAGAAAGAAGTAA